The genome window TCTAACTTCTGGTTTCTGATGTTCCAAGTGATCAGTCTTTATTCCATCTTCAGAAAAGACAGAGGAAAATGTCCTTTGTGCCAATACAAGTTCTGCGCCCACAGAGCTTTCTTCCACTTGTGTTATCATCTTCGGAGGATCCTGTTCAAGGTCGACAAAGATCAATCTCGTCTCCAAGTCCAAACTAGACTTAACAAACTCTGCAAATGCTCGTGCATGAACCAAGTATATCATATCTTCGATAACCATAACATGCAAAGGCTTAAATACTGAGCACTCCTCTTGGCAATGTTTAAGGAATGCAGAGAGCCGGTCTTGCAGTTCAGGCATCTTCCCTCCATAGTCCACCATTACAACTGGCCTCATCTCAGTGCATAAGGCCAAAATATCTGTTTGAAGGCGACGCTTTGATGGAAGTTTGAGACGCCATTTAATTTGGGACAAAGCAAATTCAAAGGTCCTCAGTAACAGCTCCAATTCCGCAACCTCCATTCTTGACTCCTTCAATTCCTCAAGTTTTCCCTGGCTGAATAGAATTACTACTGCAAGTTCAGAGAGTATGAACATCAAATTGAATTGTAAAGATAAATACCAAAGTATCAGTGATAACATAGGAGGCTTGCATGCCTGTTACTTGTAGGGAAAATGAGAAGCAATGACTTCAGAAATGGCATACACTGGTAACTCAAACCATCTCGATATCACTAGTAAACACCTCAAATCACACATTTATGAGCTAAATTCACTAAAGAAACAGCTAAAGACCCAAAAGTATAAAAGAGAAAAGATCAAGAGAAAAGCACTTGGAAACATCATTCAAGCAGACTAGGCAACACACACATGGTATACTGAACACTTGAATAATAGTGTCTACATATCTGGATCCTTACTTTAAGATGTTAATTTTAGAATGTTGAGTCAAAATGCAGAAATCAATGGCCAGCAAAATGAGGTCCTCAATAcgtgaaaaggaaagaaaaaataaggaaatTATGTGGTATAACAAGATTGACATTTATAAACAGTAAACCTCTGAAACTCTCTTTCCATCATCAACTATATCTCGAGTTCTCGACATATTTAAGAAGAATGAAGATAGCGGGCATCGCTCTTTCAGTTCATTTAATAACTTGCAGAAATTGAAAATGAGTTAAAATATAAACATATGATAACAGGTGGAGGTCTTTCTTGCTAAAAGAATTTGGTATTCGATACAATGGACATGTAGGGCAGCCCAGTGCACAAGATATCCCcattcacgcagggtccggggaagggccgcaccctaaGAGGTGTAATGTAGACAGTCTATCCTAATGGAAGCATTAATGACTGCTTCCACGGTTCGAACATGTGACATATAGGTCACACGAAGATTGTTTATAAATAAATATGCTGCATGCTAAAATATAGACATACGACATCAGCAAACAAATCGAAAATTGAGCAGTTCAAAACAACAATTTAATTTTTGGATTACCCCATAAGAGCAGTGAAATACCGGCTTGTATAAACAGAAAAATCCATCGAAATGAGCCTGAAATGTACCCTCCAGAACCAATCAATTAACTATACCTCAATCCCACATATAAATCTTAGAGTTTCATAACTATGAATAAATATAGAAAGTGACACCAAATGTTAGAAAATTAGGATTCTTATAACTATACATTCCTTCCGTCCCAATTTAACTGATGCACTTTGACTGGGCACGAAGCTTAACCATAGCAATTTCTATGGCTATAAATCATCCCGTTAAGGATAATGTGTCAACAAACTAAAAAGGAAACAGTAGTGCATAAACTGGGACAGAGCAGAGTATCTTATTCTACAATGGTAAAATGCCCAAGTGCAAATCGTGATCATTGAACATAATTTAATATGAAAAAATCAGATATTTATCCTAATGAATAGaaagttataaaaaaaattaaactttacCAGCTTTGGATAGTAAAATTGGGGAACTTCTTTGGATTGGAGTAGCAGTAAGTGATTGAGGTGATAAACTGAATCTTCTGAGCAAATTAGCAGATGCTTATCATTTGATTAAATCCGAAATTGAATTAAACCTTTCGAAGGACACGGGTTGGTTGGACTTTGGAGTGAGGTTAGTTTTATTAAACAGAACCTCGCACAAATTTTATGAGATGTACTTAAAATATAGCGTCTTTACTTTAATAGCCACTGGGTTTCATTATTTGCTTTCCTAGCCGGTATATACGGATTATATAcgattatatataaaatatattatacATTTGTCGGATTTTTTTAGTTAAAGTGATTGAGTGATCGGCTATTTAAGTTAATTGTTCTCAAATGTGTTTGCATATTGTTAAAACCAAGGGTAACCGACACCTCAACTTCTCAGCGGGTCAAACGAAGCAAGGGGAATGATTATGTGGGGTCGTAATCGAAGCCGGGACGCCTCGTACTAATGTCCGAATGGATAGGTCGCCACCGGACTTGATAAAATATTACTTCTCTGATCCCGGAACGAGCTCCGAGACCTCGAAAAATACGATAACGGTTACACACGACCAACAGAGGACCGCGATATCCGCACCCCATCGGATATCACGGCGCAAATCTCGTCCCGTATCGTCAGCGGATCATTGattaatgaaaaataattttttacctttcttagaattgtactaggggtGAAACtatcctactatataaagggggtagtTTTATTTAATGGACACGTTGTAACACGCATACTAAGACAATATAATTTCATTTTTATTACTCTCTAGCTACAGCAAAGTTGTTACTTTACTGTTAGTTATTCATTCTCTATTGGCTTCCAACCGAGGGTCCGATCGAAGGCAAAACCATTGTCCAACCCAAGTTCAAGATATGCCATAGCATTACAATtggtttgattattcattttGTCTTTTATtcgtttatctaacattcttgattacttgtgttgaatcaatccacatatccttacaaccgtatacaaatttaattgttatccattttaaggataaacagtttggcgcccaccatggggataaggataatagtggtggttcgatacaaatctccataatacactctattttacacttgttctttaaggTCTTAATTTAAGGTCAccttaaaaatgtcaaactctctgTTCGCTCATTTGAACATTGAGGATGGGTCTGGCCAtcatggcgaaaacaacaatCTGGTGCCTAGCAATGAGGTGCCCCCTGCTGATCCTAACAAGGTCCCCGTCGTAGACAcagtcgatgctaactcacatgtaGCCATTGACGCCAATCTTCTTACCGACCTCGAAAATAGCATTCGCGGAGGAGCCGACCAACGGCTCAAGGAGCACCCGAAAGCAGGGGAGACGGGGTCAGTCTACGATTGATCTTTGAAATGCTCCAGGCTCAGCATGCGGTGATAGCGCAGCTGCAAAACCAAAGTCGCGCCCCCAACAGTGTTGAGCTCGAAACACCCGAAGAAATGAGAAGATCATTGAAAGGCATGGTGAAGCTGAGTCCGGTGTCAACCCTAAAGTAATGAAAATGTTAAAGGCATTAACGAAACAAGTGAAATCAGGTGAAAAGAAAATCGAAGTAAATGACAAGAAGGTAGAGACATATAATTTCCAGGTTGATCAAATCCGAGGAGCGCCTCCAATATTGAAGGGCCGGACTCTAAGAAATTTAtccaaaagccttttcctccGAGTGTGGCACCGAAACCAATCCCGAagaggtttcgtatgcccgatattccaaaatataataGAACCACatatccaaatgagcatgtgacctcttacACATGCGTCATCAAAGgcaatgacttggaagacgacgaAATCGAGTCAGTGTTGTTAAAGAAGTTTGGGGAAACTCTGTCAAaaggagcgatgatatggtaccacaacttgCCCCCAAAATCCATTGATTCGTTCGCTATGCTAGCAGATGCTTTTGTGAAGGCTCatgtcggggccatcaaggtcgagactagaaaaTCGGATCTTTTCAAGGTTAAGCAAAAGGACAACGAGATGCCCATGAAGTTCGTCTCGAGGTTTCAAATAAAACGGATGGActtgcctccggttgcaaaagATTGGGTCGTTCAGGCATTTACTTAGGGAATCAACCACCCGAGCTCTTTGGCTTTGCAGAAGCTGAAGTAAAACTTGGTAGAATACCCGGCAGTATTGGGTCGAAGTccacaacagttaccagtcaaaaatcagagtcgGGGATGACCAACTCGGAgccccttccgggtccgtttatcccatcagaaccGATGACAGGCCTAAGAGAATCGTCAATCATGAATCAAGGTCAGTCCGaaatcggtatcaaccatatagCTCAGATCGAAGGGGAAACGGGTCCGGGCACAACTCTACAAGAAACAAAAAGAGAGGCGGTCGAGGGCCCAATAACCGAGGCCTGATGAGCAAAAGTGATTTTGACAGGCCGATCGGGGGGAGGGAAGCTCCAAGATTGTaagagtataacttcaatgttgaCGCAGCAAGCATCGTATCGGCCATTGAACGCATCAATgagaccaagtggcctcgaccattgcaatCCGACCCTACCCAGAGAGACCCTAACCTGATATGTAAGTATTAtagcactcatggccacagggCCGAGGACTGCCGACAACTGAGGGAAGAAGTTGCACGGTTGCTTAAAAACGAGGATCTCCGGGAAttcctgagtgatcgagccaaaaaccacttcaggaaCAGGACTTCAACAAATAGGCCGACCAAGAGtaacctcaacacgtcatcaacatgatcattggaggggtcGGTGTCCCTGAAGGGCCCGTGACAAAGTGCACAaaagtatccatcacgagggaaaagTGCACCCGAGATTATATCCCGGAGGGAGCCATTTCGTTCAGCGACGAGGATGCCGAGGGCAACGtgcaacctcataatgatgcactggaaATATGCATACTTATAAATAAATCCCGAGtcaagcgtgtgttgattgatctagggagctcagccaacatcatcaaatcaagggtcgtagaacagTTGGGGCTACAAGATCAGATAGTGCTGGCGGTCCGGGTGTTGAACGGATTTAACAGGGCATGCGAAACTACCAAAGGAGAAATAACTTTTCCAGTAAATATCGTCGGGACGACTCAAGATACCaaattctacgtgatcgaaggggacatgaggtataacgccttaTTTGGAAGGCCTTGGGTTCATAACATGAGGGTAGTACCCTAGAAATTATAACAGGCACTGAAGTTCTGCACACCGGGAGGAATCAAGACAGTTTACGGAGAGCAGCCGACAGCAAAGGAAATATTCACAGTCAATGAGGTGATCCTGGTGCCCGTgctctcgacatcaaagaacacGGAGCCGACTAGGAAGGAAGGAACTAAATAGAAATCACCGATACCGGCCCCGACTGAATCGGAAGAGCGAGGATGTTGATTACGGAGTCCCTAGGTCGTTCATCGCCCCTGatgattctgatgccaccaaatcaatggtcgaggagctggaacaagctatattgatcgaacacttgcccgatcgacAGGTATACCTgtgcacggggttaactcccgagctcaagaACAAACTCATTGAATtacttatagctaacatagattgtttcgcttgggcccatcttgatatgacaaggATCCTGCCGGAGGtgaccactcataagctaagtttggacccgaagttccgtcTGGTAAGCAAAAAAGGAGACCACGGTCCGAGGTCAA of Nicotiana tomentosiformis chromosome 7, ASM39032v3, whole genome shotgun sequence contains these proteins:
- the LOC104120034 gene encoding uncharacterized protein, encoding MEVAELELLLRTFEFALSQIKWRLKLPSKRRLQTDILALCTEMRPVVMVDYGGKMPELQDRLSAFLKHCQEECSVFKPLHVMVIEDMIYLVHARAFAEFVKSSLDLETRLIFVDLEQDPPKMITQVEESSVGAELVLAQRTFSSVFSEDGIKTDHLEHQKPEVRANTDSSVYEPTSSQSSEVIDLSDCIRETHVTIPTLNGWLLGYPIVYLFGMSHIEHAIYNLSTKSLHLFQVLVCRCNIGSQAQKEELMSFSVPYDLSLEGMNEPWAEAFLTHIKTKQERCDQVWTSLQMKVRACYPQAIAL